A section of the Spirosoma pollinicola genome encodes:
- a CDS encoding anthrone oxygenase family protein: protein MPTLSNTILACATLTTALMAGLFYAYSCSVNPGLNRLPDTAYLMAMQSINKAIQNPVFFVSFLGTPILLLYSTWLHYGSPVTARFWLLVGATLVYLIGALGVTVLGNIPLNNGLDAFSIQTASLEEIAAQRQKFEGPWGSWHLIRTIASISTLILLILACLNRESD, encoded by the coding sequence ATGCCTACGCTATCGAATACAATACTGGCCTGTGCAACACTAACCACAGCCCTCATGGCGGGATTGTTCTATGCCTATTCTTGCTCGGTAAATCCAGGCCTGAACCGTTTGCCTGATACGGCCTACCTGATGGCTATGCAGTCGATAAACAAAGCTATTCAGAACCCAGTGTTTTTTGTTAGCTTTCTGGGAACACCAATTCTACTGTTATACAGTACATGGCTTCATTATGGGAGTCCTGTTACAGCCCGCTTTTGGCTCCTGGTAGGGGCAACGCTAGTTTATCTGATTGGTGCGCTTGGTGTTACTGTGCTGGGTAATATTCCGCTGAATAATGGATTGGACGCATTTTCTATACAAACAGCTTCTTTAGAAGAAATTGCTGCCCAACGGCAGAAATTTGAAGGCCCCTGGGGTAGCTGGCACCTAATCAGAACAATTGCTTCTATATCAACACTCATACTTCTGATTCTGGCCTGTCTCAACCGGGAGTCAGACTAA
- the dnaJ gene encoding molecular chaperone DnaJ, with protein sequence MATKRDYYEILGVDKNVSTEDLKKAYRKMAIKFHPDKNPDDPTAEDKFKEAAEAYDVLNDPQKKARYDQYGHAGMGGAAGGGYGAGGPSMEDIFSQFGDVFGDDSPFGGFFRGAQGGGGGGRQRVRRGSDLRIKLKLNLQEVANGVEKKIKVKRHVACNTCGGNGSKNGTAVQTCSTCSGTGQTRKVVNTMLGQMVSTSTCPTCNGEGKIVTDRCDVCFGEGRVLQEDVIPIKIPAGVAEGIQLSVGGKGNVPPRGGVAGDLLIVIEEEEDADLKRDGNNVVFDLYVNFVDAAIGMNVEVPTIDGKARITLEPGTQSGKILRLKGKGIRELNGYGRGDELVHVNVWTPKMLSAEERAILEKLRNSPNFQPRPNKNEKGFFDKMKDFFHG encoded by the coding sequence ATGGCAACGAAGCGCGACTATTACGAAATACTGGGCGTTGACAAGAACGTCTCGACAGAAGACCTCAAGAAAGCCTATCGCAAGATGGCGATCAAGTTTCACCCCGACAAGAATCCTGACGACCCAACCGCCGAAGATAAATTCAAGGAAGCGGCTGAGGCTTATGATGTCTTGAACGACCCTCAGAAAAAAGCCCGCTACGATCAATATGGTCATGCCGGTATGGGTGGTGCCGCTGGTGGTGGATACGGCGCCGGTGGCCCATCTATGGAGGATATTTTCAGCCAGTTTGGCGACGTCTTTGGCGACGATTCGCCTTTTGGTGGTTTCTTCCGGGGTGCCCAGGGTGGTGGCGGAGGTGGTCGGCAACGCGTTCGTCGCGGCTCCGATCTGCGCATCAAACTGAAGCTGAATTTGCAGGAAGTTGCCAACGGTGTTGAGAAAAAGATAAAAGTTAAGCGCCATGTTGCCTGCAACACCTGTGGCGGCAACGGGTCAAAAAACGGAACGGCTGTTCAGACCTGTTCAACCTGTAGCGGTACAGGCCAAACCCGTAAAGTGGTCAACACAATGCTGGGCCAGATGGTATCGACCAGCACGTGCCCAACCTGTAATGGCGAAGGCAAGATCGTTACAGATCGTTGCGATGTGTGTTTCGGGGAAGGTCGTGTGTTACAGGAAGATGTTATCCCGATCAAAATTCCAGCTGGCGTAGCTGAAGGCATTCAATTGTCGGTAGGTGGCAAAGGCAACGTTCCCCCACGGGGCGGTGTCGCTGGTGATCTGCTAATCGTGATCGAGGAAGAAGAAGATGCTGACTTAAAACGCGACGGAAACAACGTTGTGTTCGACTTATATGTCAACTTTGTCGATGCAGCCATTGGTATGAATGTAGAGGTGCCCACCATTGACGGTAAGGCACGTATTACCCTTGAACCCGGCACGCAAAGTGGCAAAATTCTCCGCTTGAAAGGGAAGGGAATAAGAGAATTGAATGGTTACGGGCGGGGTGATGAACTTGTTCATGTCAACGTTTGGACGCCTAAAATGTTATCGGCAGAGGAGCGAGCCATTCTGGAGAAACTACGCAATTCACCAAATTTTCAGCCCAGGCCGAACAAGAACGAGAAAGGGTTCTTTGACAAGATGAAAGACTTCTTTCATGGTTGA
- a CDS encoding nucleotide exchange factor GrpE has protein sequence MENKDILDDQASSDMQQPDNLTTPPVTDEDAVTVNGGEPVDSDETAPAEAVVTETATADDIKAGNELAELKDKYLRLYADFENFRRRTAREKLELINNANQGVLQALIPVVDDFERAMQSIDNTNDVAALKEGVSLIYNKLFKTLEGKGLKPMVSKGQPFDADLHESVTQFPAPSDDLKGKVIEEIEKGYYLNDKVIRFAKVIVGS, from the coding sequence ATCCAGCGATATGCAACAACCTGACAACCTGACAACACCACCTGTGACAGACGAAGACGCAGTAACCGTTAATGGCGGAGAGCCAGTCGATAGTGACGAAACGGCTCCGGCAGAAGCAGTTGTGACAGAAACCGCAACGGCAGACGACATCAAAGCTGGTAATGAACTAGCCGAACTGAAAGACAAATATCTCCGTTTATACGCTGATTTTGAGAACTTCCGTCGACGTACGGCAAGGGAAAAACTTGAGCTGATCAACAATGCCAATCAAGGGGTCTTGCAGGCATTAATTCCAGTTGTCGACGACTTCGAACGGGCCATGCAATCCATCGACAATACCAACGATGTTGCCGCCTTGAAAGAAGGTGTTTCGTTGATCTACAACAAGTTATTTAAAACTCTTGAAGGAAAAGGACTGAAACCAATGGTTTCGAAAGGCCAACCATTCGACGCTGACCTGCATGAATCAGTTACGCAGTTCCCAGCTCCCAGCGACGACCTGAAAGGGAAAGTTATCGAAGAAATAGAAAAAGGATATTACCTGAATGACAAGGTCATTCGGTTTGCAAAAGTGATTGTAGGAAGCTAA